One segment of Panicum virgatum strain AP13 chromosome 1K, P.virgatum_v5, whole genome shotgun sequence DNA contains the following:
- the LOC120644319 gene encoding guanine nucleotide exchange factor subunit RIC1-like isoform X2 produces MLLLFLFSDSFKLGCSVCSSEKPTAVIDALVFDPPSFRENSNARPAPCCTGNSSIVHVELSVKLRLLVALYSGCHIALFTVGKKGLKQPGSIRVERWLNTDDAMCTSVASEQQILAVGCSRGVVELYDLAENMRHIRTISLYDWGYSVEDTGPVACISWTPDNCAFAVGWKFRGLTVWSVSGCRLMCTIRQTGSNSASSPMVKPNALKFEPLMGGTSHIQWDDNGYKLFAVEESLSERVLAFSFAKCCLNRGLSGTTYSHQVLYGDDRILLVQPDDADELKLLHLNVPVSYISQNWPVLHVVASNDGMYLAVAGSHGLVLYDLRNKRWRFFGDVTQEQKIQCKGLLWLGKIVIVCNYVESSNTYELLFFPKYHLDYSSLLYRKPLLGRPIVMDVFQDYVLVTYSPFDVHIFHVVILGELSPASNPVLQLSTVRELSIMSPKSPPVSMRFIPEQPDKGVLKQETNGSSGLSSEQPSRCLILRTNGELSVLDMDDGHEHALTNSVELFWVTCSQFEEKGSLIKEVSWLDYGHRGMQVWYPSHGADPFKQEDFLQLDPELEFDREVYPLGLLPNVGVVVGVSQRMSFSTAEFPCFEPSPQAQTILHCLLRHLLQRDKIEEALRLANLSVEKPHFSHCLEWLLFTVFDADISRPSASKNQVPQKVDYPKKSLLEKTCDLLRNFPEYMDVVVSVARKTDGRHWADLFSAAGRSTEMFEECFQRRWYRTAACYILVIAKFEGPAVSQYCALRLLQATLDESLYELAGELVRFLLRSGRDFENATSDSEKLSPRFLGYFLFRSPYKRQSSDLKSNSMKELSPHIASVMNILESHASYLMSGKELSKLVAFVKGTQFDLVEYLQRERLGSARLENFASALELIGQKLQMNTLQSRLDAEFLLAHMCSVKFKEWIVVLATLLRRAEVLVDLFRHDLRLWKAYSITLQSHDVFREYLDLLNMLEEQLCSVSDLTLQNGPLS; encoded by the exons ATGCTACTTTTGTTTCTC TTCTCAGACAGCTTCAAGCTTGGTTGCTCTGTGTGTTCGTCTGAGAAACCTACTGCTGTCATAGATGCGTTGGTGTTTGATCCACCCAGTTTCCGAGAAAACTCTAATGCAAGGCCTGCTCCTTGCTGCACAGGCAATTCTTCTATCGTCCATGTTGAGTTGTCAGTGAAGCTAAGGTTGCTGGTTGCTTTGTACTCAGGCTGTCACATTGCCCTCTTTACTGTTGGTAAGAAGGGATTGAAGCAGCCTGGGAGCATTAGAGTGGAGAGATGGTTGAACACTGATGATGCGATGTGTACTTCTGTGGCTTCTGAGCAACAGATTCTTGCTGTCGGGTGCAGTAGAGGTGTTGTTGAATTGTATGATCTAGCTGAGAACATGCGTCATATACGAACGATTTCGTTGTATGATTGGGG GTATTCAGTGGAAGATACTGGTCCTGTTGCCTGTATATCTTGGACGCCTGACAATTGTGCTTTTGCAGTTGGGTGGAAATTTAGGGGACTTACTGTATGGTCTGTGTCTGGATGTCGATTGATGTGTACTATCCGTCAAACTGGATCAAATTCCGCCTCTTCTCCAATGGTGAAACCTAACGCTCTAAAATTTGAGCCTCTAATGGGAGGGACATCACACATTCAATGGGATGATAATGGATATAAGTTATTTGCTGTTGAAGAAAGCTTGTCAGAAAGGGTTCTTGCTTTCTCATTTGCCAAATGTTGCCTAAACAGAGGACTTTCAGGTACAACGTATTCCCACCAGGTTCTTTATGGAGATGATCGAATCCTTTTAGTGCAACCGGATGATGCTGATGAACTGAAGCTATTGCATCTTAATGTTCCG GTTTCCTACATTTCCCAGAACTGGCCAGTTCTACATGTAGTAGCAAGCAATGATGGTATGTACTTGGCAGTTGCTGGTTCTCATGGGCTAGTGCTGTATGATCTGCGAAATAAAAGGTGGCGTTTTTTTGGTGATGTTACACAAGAGCAAAAGATCCAATGCAAAGGCCTGTTGTGGCTTGGAAAAATTGTTATTGTATGCAACTATGTTGAATCATCAAACAC GTACGAGCTTCTCTTTTTTCCAAAATATCATCTTGATTATAGCTCCTTACTCTACCGGAAACCACTGCTTGGAAGGCCAATTGTCATGGATGTTTTCCAGGATTACGTATTAGTTACCTACAGTCCATTTGATGTGCATATATTCCATGTGGTGATATTGGGAGAATTGTCACCTGCTAGCAATCCGGTTTTACAG CTTTCAACAGTGCGAGAACTTTCAATCATGAGTCCAAAGAGCCCACCTGTTTCAATGCGCTTCATTCCCGAACAACCTGACAAAGGAGTGCTGAAACAGGAAACTAATGGATCTTCTGGTCTTTCATCCGAGCAACCATCAAG ATGTTTGATCTTGCGGACCAATGGTGAACTTTCTGTGCTGGACATGGATGATGGACACGAACACGCACTCACAAATTCAGTTGAACTCTTCTGGGTCACTTGTTCGCAATTTGAAGAGAAGGGTAGTCTTATTAAAGAGGTTTCATGGCTTGACTATGGTCATCGGGGCATGCAG GTATGGTACCCATCGCATGGAGCGGATCCTTTTAAGCAAGAAGATTTCTTGCAG TTGGATCCTGAGCTTGAGTTTGATCGTGAGGTGTATCCTCTTGGTCTTCTTCCAAATGTTGGTGTGGTCGTTGGTGTTTCTCAGAGAATGTCCTTCTCAACTGCTGAGTTTCCATGCTTTGAGCCTTCACCTCAAGCCCAAACAATATTGCATTGCTTATTACGACATCTACTTCAG AGGGACAAGATTGAAGAAGCTTTGCGCTTGGCGAATTTGTCAGTAGAAAAACCTCACTTTTCACACTGTTTAGAGTGGCTTCTGTTTACGGTATTTGATGCAGATATATCAAG GCCAAGTGCTTCAAAAAACCAGGTTCCTCAAAAAGTTGATTACCCGAAGAAGTCTCTTCTCGAGAAGACATGTGACCTACTGCGGAATTTTCCTGAATATATGGATGTCGTAGTCAGTGTGGCTAGGAAAACAGATGGTCGACACTGGGCTGATCTTTTCTCTGCAGCTGGACGATCCACAGA GATGTTTGAGGAATGCTTCCAACGGAGATGGTACAGGACTGCTGCTTGCTACATACTG GTCATTGCTAAGTTTGAGGGCCCTGCAGTCAGTCAGTACTGTGCACTTCGTTTGCTTCAA GCTACACTTGATGAATCTTTGTATGAGCTTGCTGGGGAGTTG GTTCGCTTCCTTCTAAGATCTGGAAGAGATTTTGAGAATGCCACCTCAGACTCCGAGAAGCTCTCTCCAAGATTTCTTGGCTATTTTCTATTCCGTTCACCATATAAGCGGCAATCTTCTGATTTGAAAAG CAACTCAATGAAAGAACTTAGTCCACATATTGCCTCTGTTATGAACATTCTAGAGAGCCATGCTAGCTATTTGATGTCTGGCAAGGAGCTTTCTAAACTTGTTGCTTTTGTCAAAGGGACACAATTTGATCTTGTG GAGTATCTTCAACGAGAAAGACTAGGGTCTGCTCGGCTGGAGAATTTTGCATCTGCACTTGAACTGATTGGGCAAAAG CTCCAAATGAACACACTCCAAAGCCGGCTTGATGCTGAGTTCCTTCTAGCTCATATGTGTTCAGTCAAATTTAAGGAATGGATCGTGGTGCTAGCTACTTTATTGCGACGTGCGGAG
- the LOC120644319 gene encoding guanine nucleotide exchange factor subunit Rich-like isoform X1, protein MYLAYGWPQSIPLDPDDSDRVVLLRVLGRLLLAVCPASLHLWSAAQHRVRLARFDRFPDSLAAHGQNAHAVWSPDAKTVAVLTSSFYLHIYRVHLSGKPLIVGGKQLPGLCLASISLIITEKVPLANGVAITSNFVCDSKSMLLGLSNGHVQVVSWNAEFSDSFKLGCSVCSSEKPTAVIDALVFDPPSFRENSNARPAPCCTGNSSIVHVELSVKLRLLVALYSGCHIALFTVGKKGLKQPGSIRVERWLNTDDAMCTSVASEQQILAVGCSRGVVELYDLAENMRHIRTISLYDWGYSVEDTGPVACISWTPDNCAFAVGWKFRGLTVWSVSGCRLMCTIRQTGSNSASSPMVKPNALKFEPLMGGTSHIQWDDNGYKLFAVEESLSERVLAFSFAKCCLNRGLSGTTYSHQVLYGDDRILLVQPDDADELKLLHLNVPVSYISQNWPVLHVVASNDGMYLAVAGSHGLVLYDLRNKRWRFFGDVTQEQKIQCKGLLWLGKIVIVCNYVESSNTYELLFFPKYHLDYSSLLYRKPLLGRPIVMDVFQDYVLVTYSPFDVHIFHVVILGELSPASNPVLQLSTVRELSIMSPKSPPVSMRFIPEQPDKGVLKQETNGSSGLSSEQPSRCLILRTNGELSVLDMDDGHEHALTNSVELFWVTCSQFEEKGSLIKEVSWLDYGHRGMQVWYPSHGADPFKQEDFLQLDPELEFDREVYPLGLLPNVGVVVGVSQRMSFSTAEFPCFEPSPQAQTILHCLLRHLLQRDKIEEALRLANLSVEKPHFSHCLEWLLFTVFDADISRPSASKNQVPQKVDYPKKSLLEKTCDLLRNFPEYMDVVVSVARKTDGRHWADLFSAAGRSTEMFEECFQRRWYRTAACYILVIAKFEGPAVSQYCALRLLQATLDESLYELAGELVRFLLRSGRDFENATSDSEKLSPRFLGYFLFRSPYKRQSSDLKSNSMKELSPHIASVMNILESHASYLMSGKELSKLVAFVKGTQFDLVEYLQRERLGSARLENFASALELIGQKLQMNTLQSRLDAEFLLAHMCSVKFKEWIVVLATLLRRAEVLVDLFRHDLRLWKAYSITLQSHDVFREYLDLLNMLEEQLCSVSDLTLQNGPLS, encoded by the exons atgtACCTGGCGTACGGGTGGCCGCAGtcgatcccgctggacccggaCGACTCGGACCGCGTGGTCCTCCTCCGCGTcctcggccgcctcctcctcgccgtctgCCCCGCCTCGCTCCACCTCTGGTCCGCCGCCCAGCACCGGGTCCGCCTCGCCCGCTTCGACCGCTTCCCGGACTCCCTCGCCGCTCACGGCCAGAACGCGCACGCCGTGTGGAGCCCCGACGCCAAGACCGTCGCCGTCCTG ACCTCCTCCTTCTACCTCCACATATATAGGGTTCATCTCTCCGGGAAGCCACTGATCGTCGGTGGCAAGCAGCTCCCGGGGCTTTGCCTGGCTAGTATATCCCTAATCATCACCGAGAAGGTTCCTCTCGCCAATGGTGTTGCTATAAC GAGCAATTTCGTATGTGACAGCAAGAGCATGCTCCTCGGACTATCTAATGGGCATGTGCAGGTCGTGTCCTGGAATGCTGAG TTCTCAGACAGCTTCAAGCTTGGTTGCTCTGTGTGTTCGTCTGAGAAACCTACTGCTGTCATAGATGCGTTGGTGTTTGATCCACCCAGTTTCCGAGAAAACTCTAATGCAAGGCCTGCTCCTTGCTGCACAGGCAATTCTTCTATCGTCCATGTTGAGTTGTCAGTGAAGCTAAGGTTGCTGGTTGCTTTGTACTCAGGCTGTCACATTGCCCTCTTTACTGTTGGTAAGAAGGGATTGAAGCAGCCTGGGAGCATTAGAGTGGAGAGATGGTTGAACACTGATGATGCGATGTGTACTTCTGTGGCTTCTGAGCAACAGATTCTTGCTGTCGGGTGCAGTAGAGGTGTTGTTGAATTGTATGATCTAGCTGAGAACATGCGTCATATACGAACGATTTCGTTGTATGATTGGGG GTATTCAGTGGAAGATACTGGTCCTGTTGCCTGTATATCTTGGACGCCTGACAATTGTGCTTTTGCAGTTGGGTGGAAATTTAGGGGACTTACTGTATGGTCTGTGTCTGGATGTCGATTGATGTGTACTATCCGTCAAACTGGATCAAATTCCGCCTCTTCTCCAATGGTGAAACCTAACGCTCTAAAATTTGAGCCTCTAATGGGAGGGACATCACACATTCAATGGGATGATAATGGATATAAGTTATTTGCTGTTGAAGAAAGCTTGTCAGAAAGGGTTCTTGCTTTCTCATTTGCCAAATGTTGCCTAAACAGAGGACTTTCAGGTACAACGTATTCCCACCAGGTTCTTTATGGAGATGATCGAATCCTTTTAGTGCAACCGGATGATGCTGATGAACTGAAGCTATTGCATCTTAATGTTCCG GTTTCCTACATTTCCCAGAACTGGCCAGTTCTACATGTAGTAGCAAGCAATGATGGTATGTACTTGGCAGTTGCTGGTTCTCATGGGCTAGTGCTGTATGATCTGCGAAATAAAAGGTGGCGTTTTTTTGGTGATGTTACACAAGAGCAAAAGATCCAATGCAAAGGCCTGTTGTGGCTTGGAAAAATTGTTATTGTATGCAACTATGTTGAATCATCAAACAC GTACGAGCTTCTCTTTTTTCCAAAATATCATCTTGATTATAGCTCCTTACTCTACCGGAAACCACTGCTTGGAAGGCCAATTGTCATGGATGTTTTCCAGGATTACGTATTAGTTACCTACAGTCCATTTGATGTGCATATATTCCATGTGGTGATATTGGGAGAATTGTCACCTGCTAGCAATCCGGTTTTACAG CTTTCAACAGTGCGAGAACTTTCAATCATGAGTCCAAAGAGCCCACCTGTTTCAATGCGCTTCATTCCCGAACAACCTGACAAAGGAGTGCTGAAACAGGAAACTAATGGATCTTCTGGTCTTTCATCCGAGCAACCATCAAG ATGTTTGATCTTGCGGACCAATGGTGAACTTTCTGTGCTGGACATGGATGATGGACACGAACACGCACTCACAAATTCAGTTGAACTCTTCTGGGTCACTTGTTCGCAATTTGAAGAGAAGGGTAGTCTTATTAAAGAGGTTTCATGGCTTGACTATGGTCATCGGGGCATGCAG GTATGGTACCCATCGCATGGAGCGGATCCTTTTAAGCAAGAAGATTTCTTGCAG TTGGATCCTGAGCTTGAGTTTGATCGTGAGGTGTATCCTCTTGGTCTTCTTCCAAATGTTGGTGTGGTCGTTGGTGTTTCTCAGAGAATGTCCTTCTCAACTGCTGAGTTTCCATGCTTTGAGCCTTCACCTCAAGCCCAAACAATATTGCATTGCTTATTACGACATCTACTTCAG AGGGACAAGATTGAAGAAGCTTTGCGCTTGGCGAATTTGTCAGTAGAAAAACCTCACTTTTCACACTGTTTAGAGTGGCTTCTGTTTACGGTATTTGATGCAGATATATCAAG GCCAAGTGCTTCAAAAAACCAGGTTCCTCAAAAAGTTGATTACCCGAAGAAGTCTCTTCTCGAGAAGACATGTGACCTACTGCGGAATTTTCCTGAATATATGGATGTCGTAGTCAGTGTGGCTAGGAAAACAGATGGTCGACACTGGGCTGATCTTTTCTCTGCAGCTGGACGATCCACAGA GATGTTTGAGGAATGCTTCCAACGGAGATGGTACAGGACTGCTGCTTGCTACATACTG GTCATTGCTAAGTTTGAGGGCCCTGCAGTCAGTCAGTACTGTGCACTTCGTTTGCTTCAA GCTACACTTGATGAATCTTTGTATGAGCTTGCTGGGGAGTTG GTTCGCTTCCTTCTAAGATCTGGAAGAGATTTTGAGAATGCCACCTCAGACTCCGAGAAGCTCTCTCCAAGATTTCTTGGCTATTTTCTATTCCGTTCACCATATAAGCGGCAATCTTCTGATTTGAAAAG CAACTCAATGAAAGAACTTAGTCCACATATTGCCTCTGTTATGAACATTCTAGAGAGCCATGCTAGCTATTTGATGTCTGGCAAGGAGCTTTCTAAACTTGTTGCTTTTGTCAAAGGGACACAATTTGATCTTGTG GAGTATCTTCAACGAGAAAGACTAGGGTCTGCTCGGCTGGAGAATTTTGCATCTGCACTTGAACTGATTGGGCAAAAG CTCCAAATGAACACACTCCAAAGCCGGCTTGATGCTGAGTTCCTTCTAGCTCATATGTGTTCAGTCAAATTTAAGGAATGGATCGTGGTGCTAGCTACTTTATTGCGACGTGCGGAG
- the LOC120644303 gene encoding anaphase-promoting complex subunit 4-like isoform X3: MLRTMKSHDVAIVCLNWAEDDLLSRPDKDEFLPYEDRTARFFPPAPVMPRIGGLSSGDTGLADENEEAIPQFCSASCQRFNILCSGGKDGCVCFSIFGIFPVGKININKIPINVESSGKKNYQLQDASVSKVSLSRNLQKLVLLCYGKLIDTENLSHNCETAGLHCLYLDTSIFFNRKNELHQVSQQASSIQNLVEVVRASISLISKQWSSAMNLFHEKFSALPNLIAAHGAESSSEDEFLSLLFGTRTSPALHQFLASSLGEAGLKRIAKAVDSAGREIRGVVSEHLQPAVEIISFRLAELRGLARWRSRFQIIGLDEKLMDRVTESIGMLVVQVERFSRVAATVLYLFQNFFTWVLKCVKILLNEPTDQVPAANSELVVIFLKFLLDKDPIKQLLEADERIECDMDTARHVEQLVVFGGFTDTQFLERSLVKQFNQLEDSLKEAFLMPFTTISSQIHCQGLLPLYPVTSDTFSSTCTPTSISFYKDEDSQHEDSSHNWTDYVCFKIPDGSLNERNCIGVIKDSGNCCTALSTSSLSGFLLHMPDEYECVDLSLYKDNQVVLLLSERSHSDSPGRSWMVMLQTQNVSFMPLSGTFPTNIYGLQKLVALDLQLDTDYGKVRSIPHTVSTPLAVSASRGVACVFSSRRHALVYILDEDEDEDEDGDEVSDME; this comes from the exons ATGCTAAGAACTATGAAGTCCCACGATGTTGCCATTGTATGTTTGAACTGGGCAGAAGATGATCTACTATCAAGG CCTGACAAGGATGAGTTTTTACCCTATGAAGACCGCACCGCACGTTTCTTTCCACCTGCTCCTGTGATGCCTAGGATAGGTGGATTAAGTTCTGGAGATACTGGTCTTGCGGATGAAAATGAAGAAGCTATTCCACAATTTTGTAGTGCTTCCTGTCAGCGTTTTAACATCCTATGCAGTGGTGGTAAAGATGGCTGTGTTTGCTTCAGCATTTTTGGAATATTTCCTGTTGGAAAGATA AACATAAATAAGATTCCAATCAATGTTGAATCCTCTGGAAAAAAGAATTATCAACTCCAGGATGCTTCAGTAAGCAAG GTCTCTTTGTCAAGAAACCTCCAGAAATTGGTTCTTCTGTGCTACGGAAAGTTGATTGACACTGAAAACCTTTCTCACAACTGTGAAACTGCTGGATTACATTGTCTCTACCTAGATACATCTATCTTTTTCAACCG AAAAAATGAGCTGCATCAGGTGTCCCAACAAGCATCGAGTATTCAAAATCTGGTTGAAGTTGTCCGCGCTTCCATATCTTTGATATCCAAACAATGGTCAAGTGCCATGAATTTATTTCATGAGAAATTTAGTGCCTTGCCAAATCTGATAGCTGCACATG GAGCAGAATCTAGTTCTGAGGATGAATTTCTAAGCCTTTTGTTTGGGACACGAACAAGTCCAGCACTTCACCAATTTTTAGCGAGTTCACTTGGCGAAGCA GGTCTCAAGAGGATAGCCAAGGCTGTTGACAGTGCTGGAAGAGAAATTCGTGGCGTTGTCAGTGAGCATCTTCAG CCTGCTGTCGAGATTATTTCATTCAGACTCGCAGAATTAAGAGGCCTTGCAAGATGGCGTTCACGGTTTCAAATTATCGGGTTAGATGAAAAGCTTATGGATCGTGTAACTGAGAGTATAGGGATGTTAGTTGTTCAAGTTGAGCGCTTTTCAAGGGTTGCAGCTACTGTTCTTTATCTG TTTCAAAACTTCTTCACCTGGGTTTTAAAGTGTGTTAAGATATTACTAAATGAACCAACTGATCAAGTTCCAGCAGCAAACAG TGAACTTGTGGTGATTTTTCTGAAGTTCCTCCTTGATAAGGATCCAATCAAACAGCTACTTGAAGCAGACGAGAGAATTGAGTGTGATAT GGATACTGCAAGACATGTTGAGCAACTAGTAGTTTTTGGAGGATTTACGGACACTCAATTTTTGGAAAGGAGTTTAGTAAAACAATTCAATCAATTGGAAGATAG CTTGAAGGAGGCTTTCTTGATGCCGTTTACCACTATCTCTTCGCAAATACACTGTCAAGGATTGCTTCCTCTATACCCTGTTACATCAGATACCTTTTCATCAACATGTACACCGACATCGATATCATTCTATAAG GATGAAGATTCGCAACATGAGGATTCCTCACATAACTGGACTGATTATGTGTGCTTCAAGATACCTGATGGATCATTAAATGAAAGAAATTGCATCGGTGTGATAAAGGACTCTGGTAACTGTTGTACTGCTCTCAGCACGTCGTCACTTTCAGGTTTTCTATTGCATATGCCTGACGAATACGAGTGTGTTGACCTATCGCTTTATAAG GACAACCAAGTAGTTTTACTACTTAGTGAAAGGTCTCATTCTGATAGCCCTGGAAGATCTTGGATGGTGATGCTGCAGACACAAAATGTTTCCTTTATGCCGCTCTCAGGAACATTCCCCACAAATATTTACGGTCTGCAAAAACTGGTG GCACTGGATCTTCAATTGGACACAGATTATGGGAAAGTTCGTAGCATACCTCACACCGTATCTACTCCACTTGCAGTCAGTG CATCAAGAGGAGTTGCATGTGTCTTTTCATCTCGGAGGCATGCCTTGGTTTATATCCttgatgaggatgaggatgaggacgaggatGGGGATGAAGTTTCTGATATGGAGTGA
- the LOC120644303 gene encoding anaphase-promoting complex subunit 4-like isoform X2, with protein MVWCFCMMLRKSLFQNGKMLRTMKSHDVAIVCLNWAEDDLLSRPDKDEFLPYEDRTARFFPPAPVMPRIGGLSSGDTGLADENEEAIPQFCSASCQRFNILCSGGKDGCVCFSIFGIFPVGKININKIPINVESSGKKNYQLQDASVSKVSLSRNLQKLVLLCYGKLIDTENLSHNCETAGLHCLYLDTSIFFNRKNELHQVSQQASSIQNLVEVVRASISLISKQWSSAMNLFHEKFSALPNLIAAHGAESSSEDEFLSLLFGTRTSPALHQFLASSLGEAGLKRIAKAVDSAGREIRGVVSEHLQPAVEIISFRLAELRGLARWRSRFQIIGLDEKLMDRVTESIGMLVVQVERFSRVAATVLYLFQNFFTWVLKCVKILLNEPTDQVPAANSELVVIFLKFLLDKDPIKQLLEADERIECDMDTARHVEQLVVFGGFTDTQFLERSLVKQFNQLEDSLKEAFLMPFTTISSQIHCQGLLPLYPVTSDTFSSTCTPTSISFYKDEDSQHEDSSHNWTDYVCFKIPDGSLNERNCIGVIKDSGNCCTALSTSSLSGFLLHMPDEYECVDLSLYKDNQVVLLLSERSHSDSPGRSWMVMLQTQNVSFMPLSGTFPTNIYGLQKLVALDLQLDTDYGKVRSIPHTVSTPLAVSASRGVACVFSSRRHALVYILDEDEDEDEDGDEVSDME; from the exons GAAAAGCTTATTTCAGAACGGGAAGATGCTAAGAACTATGAAGTCCCACGATGTTGCCATTGTATGTTTGAACTGGGCAGAAGATGATCTACTATCAAGG CCTGACAAGGATGAGTTTTTACCCTATGAAGACCGCACCGCACGTTTCTTTCCACCTGCTCCTGTGATGCCTAGGATAGGTGGATTAAGTTCTGGAGATACTGGTCTTGCGGATGAAAATGAAGAAGCTATTCCACAATTTTGTAGTGCTTCCTGTCAGCGTTTTAACATCCTATGCAGTGGTGGTAAAGATGGCTGTGTTTGCTTCAGCATTTTTGGAATATTTCCTGTTGGAAAGATA AACATAAATAAGATTCCAATCAATGTTGAATCCTCTGGAAAAAAGAATTATCAACTCCAGGATGCTTCAGTAAGCAAG GTCTCTTTGTCAAGAAACCTCCAGAAATTGGTTCTTCTGTGCTACGGAAAGTTGATTGACACTGAAAACCTTTCTCACAACTGTGAAACTGCTGGATTACATTGTCTCTACCTAGATACATCTATCTTTTTCAACCG AAAAAATGAGCTGCATCAGGTGTCCCAACAAGCATCGAGTATTCAAAATCTGGTTGAAGTTGTCCGCGCTTCCATATCTTTGATATCCAAACAATGGTCAAGTGCCATGAATTTATTTCATGAGAAATTTAGTGCCTTGCCAAATCTGATAGCTGCACATG GAGCAGAATCTAGTTCTGAGGATGAATTTCTAAGCCTTTTGTTTGGGACACGAACAAGTCCAGCACTTCACCAATTTTTAGCGAGTTCACTTGGCGAAGCA GGTCTCAAGAGGATAGCCAAGGCTGTTGACAGTGCTGGAAGAGAAATTCGTGGCGTTGTCAGTGAGCATCTTCAG CCTGCTGTCGAGATTATTTCATTCAGACTCGCAGAATTAAGAGGCCTTGCAAGATGGCGTTCACGGTTTCAAATTATCGGGTTAGATGAAAAGCTTATGGATCGTGTAACTGAGAGTATAGGGATGTTAGTTGTTCAAGTTGAGCGCTTTTCAAGGGTTGCAGCTACTGTTCTTTATCTG TTTCAAAACTTCTTCACCTGGGTTTTAAAGTGTGTTAAGATATTACTAAATGAACCAACTGATCAAGTTCCAGCAGCAAACAG TGAACTTGTGGTGATTTTTCTGAAGTTCCTCCTTGATAAGGATCCAATCAAACAGCTACTTGAAGCAGACGAGAGAATTGAGTGTGATAT GGATACTGCAAGACATGTTGAGCAACTAGTAGTTTTTGGAGGATTTACGGACACTCAATTTTTGGAAAGGAGTTTAGTAAAACAATTCAATCAATTGGAAGATAG CTTGAAGGAGGCTTTCTTGATGCCGTTTACCACTATCTCTTCGCAAATACACTGTCAAGGATTGCTTCCTCTATACCCTGTTACATCAGATACCTTTTCATCAACATGTACACCGACATCGATATCATTCTATAAG GATGAAGATTCGCAACATGAGGATTCCTCACATAACTGGACTGATTATGTGTGCTTCAAGATACCTGATGGATCATTAAATGAAAGAAATTGCATCGGTGTGATAAAGGACTCTGGTAACTGTTGTACTGCTCTCAGCACGTCGTCACTTTCAGGTTTTCTATTGCATATGCCTGACGAATACGAGTGTGTTGACCTATCGCTTTATAAG GACAACCAAGTAGTTTTACTACTTAGTGAAAGGTCTCATTCTGATAGCCCTGGAAGATCTTGGATGGTGATGCTGCAGACACAAAATGTTTCCTTTATGCCGCTCTCAGGAACATTCCCCACAAATATTTACGGTCTGCAAAAACTGGTG GCACTGGATCTTCAATTGGACACAGATTATGGGAAAGTTCGTAGCATACCTCACACCGTATCTACTCCACTTGCAGTCAGTG CATCAAGAGGAGTTGCATGTGTCTTTTCATCTCGGAGGCATGCCTTGGTTTATATCCttgatgaggatgaggatgaggacgaggatGGGGATGAAGTTTCTGATATGGAGTGA